Genomic segment of Pseudothermotoga sp.:
CGGTGGTGCAGTCAGGTTGCATGGGACTGTGCGAAGTGGAGCCCACCGTTGAGGTTCGATTGGAAGGTCAAGAGCCAGTGGTGTATGGGCACGTTACGCCGGAGAACGCGAAAAGAATCGTGAAACTTCACATAATGGCAAACCAGATTGTCTCCGACCTGATGGTGAGAAAAGGAGAGATGTGAAGTGCCACTCACTACAAGCACGGTCTTGATATGTGCCGGAGGAGCGTGCATCTCTTCAGGTGAGGCGAGCGTCAAGGAGGCCCTCAAAAAAGAAATAAGAAAATATGGCCTCGATGAGGTTGTAAGGGTTGTGGAAACTGGGTGCATGGGTGCCTGCAGTTTAGGTCCGATCATCGTCATCTATCCAGATGGTGTTTTTTATCAGAAGCTCACACCTCGTGCTGCTGAAAAGATCGTTCAAGAGCATCTCTTGAAAGGTAGGATCGTTCAGGAGTATCTGTACAAGATGCCCACGGGAGAGGTCGTACCGGAGGCCATGGACAAGCTCCCGTTCTTCGCAAAGCAGGTGAAAATTGCGACACGCAACGTGGGCTACATTGACCCTTCGAACATAGAAGAATACATCGCGAGGGACGGTTACTTTGCCCTCAACAAGGTCCTAACCCAAATGAGTCCAGAACAAGTGATAGAAGAGATCAAACGCAGTGGGTTGAGAGGTAGAGGCGGTGCCGGTTTCCCAACGGGACTGAAATGGGAGCTGACGAGGAAAGCGAAAGGTGATAGAAAATACATCGTTTGCAACGCGGATGAAGGTGATCCCGGGGCTTTCATGGATAGATCCATACTTGAGGGTGATCCACACACAGTTTTGGAAGCAATGGTGATAGCAGGATACGCGATAGGTGCCCATCAAGGTTACATATACGTCCGTGCGGAGTATCCTTTAGCGATAGAAAGACTCCAGATCGCCATAGCTCAAGCGAAAGAGTTCGGCTTTTTGGGTGAAAATATCCTCGGCAGCGAGTTCGGATTCGATATCGAAATACGCATCGGAGCGGGTGCGTTCGTGTGCGGTGAAGAAACCGCTCTGATCGCCTCCATCGAGGGAAAAAGAGGTCAACCGAGGGTCAAACCTCCATACCCAGCGCAAAGTGGTGTGTGGGGTTGTCCCACCGTGATAAACAACGTGGAAACGTTCGCCTGTGTGCCACCCATCATTATAAAGGGAGCAGACTGGTTCAGGAGCATCGGAACGCCGACTTCCCCTGGAACCAAAGTCTTCGCACTGGCGGGAAAGATCACCAACACTGGGTTGGTCGAAGTACCTATGGGCATCACAATAAAAGAACTGCTCTACGAAATAGGTGGTGGTTCCTCGACGGGCAAGAAGATCAAAGCTGTTCAAACCGGAGGACCGAGTGGAGGCTGTATCCCATCCGAATACTTCGATACACCGGTGGACTATGAATCTCTCCAAAAGCTTGGAGCCATCATGGGTTCAGGCGGAATGATCGTCATGGATGAGGACGATTGCATGGTGGACGTTGCGAGATTCTTCTTGGAATTCACCGTGGACGAATCGTGTGGCAAATGCACGCCCTGTAGAGAAGGAACACGCCAGATGTTGAAGATTTTGGAAAAGATAACTTCTGGCGAAGGAAGTGAAAAAGATCTGATCGAACTGGAAACGCTTGGCAACATCATAAAAGATACATCTCTGTGTGGACTTGGTCAAACTGCACCCAATCCAGTGCTGAGCACTCTCAGGTACTACCGTCACGAGTACGAGGCGCACGTTAGAGAAAAAAGATGTCCAGCTCTGCGTTGTAAAGCCCTCGTGAGGTACGTCATCGATCCATCGAAATGCGTTGGTTGTACCGCTTGTGCACGCGTTTGTCCCGTCAACGCGATAAGTGGTGAACTCAGGAAGGTTCACACGATAGACAACGATGTGTGCGTGAGGTGTGGAAGCTGCATAGAGGTTTGTAGGTTTGGAGCCATAAGCAAAGTCTCACCGTGAAGGGGGAGTAGCTGGTGGTCGACCGCGAAGCGATCGTTAATCTGGTGCGAAACATAAAGCAACAGGCACTCGAAGAGCGCGATATGCTCATCAATGCTTTGCATCAAATACAGAACCATTTTGGTAGCTACATACCTGTGGAAGCGGCGAAACTCGTGGCTGAAGAACTCAACGTTCCCGAGTCCAAAGTCTATGAGGTGCTCACGTTCTACACGATGTTTTCGATCAAACCGAGGGGAAAGTACGTTGTGAGAGTTTGTGTCAATTTACCTTGCCACGTCACTGGAGGTAGACAGATCATCGAGACGCTCAAGCAAACGCTGGGTATCGATTTTGACCAAACGACGAGTGACGGTCTGTTCACACTCGAAAGAACCAGCTGTCTGGGGCTCTGCGGTGTGGCACCGGTCATCATGGTGAACGATGAGTACTACGGCGACCTCACGCCTAAAAAGGTTAAAGAGCTCATCGAGAGCCTCAGAGCGAGGGGTGAGGGCAGATGAAGCCCATATTGGTCTTAGTATCGGTGGACTCGAACAGCATTCTGCTTGGAGCAAAGCAGTTCGTCAACTATTTGAAGGAAGCGATCGAAAAGTACAACCTCAGAGATACGGTGGACGTGCTCGAAACTGGTAGCATGGGTGTCTACACTCAAGGTGTCGTCATGGCAATCTTCCCAGACGACATCTATTATTCCGTTCGCTCCATTGAAGATGTAGAAAAGATCGTTTCTGAACATCTGCTCAAAGGCCGAGCTGTTCTTCCACTCGAGCTACCCAAAGAGCGTTTGAAACTCGTCGTCGAAAAGGAGAGAGTGACGGAAGAGGTTCGCATAGTTCTGAGGAACGTGGGTGTGATAGATCCAAAAAGTATAGATCAGTACATCGCCAGAGACGGTTACTTTGCACTCCACAAGGCTTTGTTCGAAATGACCCCACAACAAGTCATCCAAACGATCAAGGAATCCGGTTTGAGAGGTAGAGGCGGTGCCGGTTTCCCAACGGGGTTGAAGTGGGAATTCACGGCGAAAGTTCAAGCCGATCAGAAATACGTGGTCTGCAACGCGGATGAAGGTGAACCAGGTACGTTCAAAGACAGGTTGATCATGGAGGGTGACCCACACTCAGTTATAGAGGCGATGATAATCTGTGGATACGCCGTTGGAGCAACGAAGGGATACATATACATCAGAGGAGAGTATTACGGCTCGGTCGAGAACGTCCAGAAAGCCATCAAGGATGCCTACGAATATGGATTCCTCGGTAAAAACATTCTCGGCAGTGGGTTCTCGTTCGATCTCACGGTGAGACTTGGAGCGGGTGCTTACGTCTGTGGTGAGGAGACTGCACTTTTGGAATCGATAGAAGGCAAATCGGGCAGACCGAGGCTCAAGCCACCATACCCTCCAACGCAGGGTTTGTTCGGCAAGCCAACGGTCATAAACAACGTCGAAACGTTCGCAAACGTACCGCAGATAATCTTGAACGGTGCGAATTGGTTCAAGCAGTTCGGAACGAAGGGATCACCCGGCACGAAGGTTTTCTCTTTGGTGGGAAACGTCGTCAAGAGAGGCATCGTCGAAGTTCCGATGGGCATCAGCGTCCGAGAACTCATCTACAGATTCGGAGGAGGTCTCCTCGGCGGTAAACGTTTGTACATGGTTCAGACTGGCGGTACGGCTGGCACATTCATAGGCGTCGACAAGCTCGATGTGCCATTGGATTATGAATCTTTCCGAGATCACGGTGTGTCGATCGGTTCAGGCGTGATCCTCGCGATGGACGAGGACGTTTGTCCCGTGGATGTGGCGTTGAACACGATGGAATTCTTCGAGCATGAATCGTGCGGAAAATGTACTCCGTGCCGTGAAGGTACAAGGCTTGCGGTGCAAATCCTCAGAAAGATGAGTAAAGGTCAAGGTCAAAAGGAAGATCTCGAAACGTTGAAGCAGATCGCTCTAGTCACCCAAGAAGCTTCCCTGTGTGGTCTTGGTCAGAGCATCAACGTTCCACTCCTCTCCATCCTAGACAACTTCAAAGAAGATTTCGTCAACCACATAGGTGCTTCGAGTTGTCCAAGGGGAGTCTGTAGGTTCGAAAAACCCACCAAAGTCAAGACGAAGGTTTGACTGTGTGCTCGGCCTGTGGGCCGAGCATACTTTCTATCGCGATCGTTTCTCTAAACGATTTGCTCAGATCGTAAACGTACCGACCCGATTTTCTTTTCTTAGTCAATATTCCCATCTTGTGTAAAGCCCTAACCAGGTGTGACGATTCTTTTCCCCTGATTTCGTTGAGTGCAGTGACCGTCAATGGTCCGTTCAGCGCTATCGCCGCAACGATCTCGAGCTGACCCAATGTTAACTTCGCTGCACGCACGTTGGTCGCCTTCATGGCGAGCTGTGAATAATCAGATTTCGTGTAGAATCTGTAGACGTCCCCGATCTTTTTGAGTTCTACTCCGTGGCGATCCTCGAGGTATTCTTTCTCTATTTCCTCGATTATCGGGATGAGCTTTTCTTCCTCCACCTTGAGCAAGTTTGAAATCTTTTTCAGAGTCGTTCCACGACTCGCGAAAAGGATCGCTTCAACTGCCGCTCTGAGGTTCAAATCCTTCGTACCTCCTGAGTAACATCTTTCCATCTTCAGTGGCGATGAGGCACTTCTTCAGATGTATCAGCTCCAACACGGCGAGGAATCGTACGATCAGTTCGTACCTGCTGGCCGATTCTCTCAACACTTCATACACGCTTAACTCATGCTCGACCGTCAATCTCTCCAATAATTCTTCCATGATTTGTTCCACGGTCATCGGAGATCTTTTGATCCTGAGGGCAGACGTTCTGATGTTCATTTCCTCCAGTATGGCTTTCAAAACCTTGAGTAATTTCTCCTGTTGGACGTACGGCATTGGAGTGACGCGCACACGTTTTCTCAAAAAAAGATCTTTCACATCCTTTTCGAGATGCTCCGCAAACTGCTTCACTTGCTCGTAAAGTTCTATCCTTCTGTAAAGATCTTCTTCCAACTTCATCAAATGCCGTTTTTCCCTCTCGGAAAGCGACGGGAGTAGATACTTCGATTTCAATTCCATCAAATGCGACGCCATGACGAAAAAATCGGAAGCTAGCTGTAGATCGAGCCTTTTCATCCGCTCAACGTATTCGATGAACTCGTCGGCCAGTTGAGAAATAGGTATCTGTCGCACGTTTATTCTGCGCTTCTTCACCAAATGTAGCAGAAGATCCAATGGCCCTTCGAACTGTGGCAATTTGAAAACGAGTTCCAAAACATCACCTCAAAAGAGCAAATTCATCCTCTCTCTGACCAACCTCATCGTCCGCTCCGCCACACTCTTTGCCTTCCGATTACCCTCTTCTATGACGTCCTTTGTGAAACGCTCATCTATCTTGGAATATCTTTCCCAAATGGGTTCGAGTTCTTTTTTCATGTTCTTCAAAAGGAGCTTCTTGCAGTCGATACAACCAATCTTCGCCTTGGTGCATCCTTCGAACACCCACTGTTTCTCCTCTTCGCTTATTCCAAACGCTCTGTGGTAATCCCACACGGGACATTTGTTCGGATCACCAGGATCCGTTCTGCGTTTCCGTGCCGGATCTGTGACCATGGGTAGTATGCTCTTCTCAAGTTCTTCCGACGTGTTCTCCAATGGTATGATGTTTCCATAGCTTTTACTCATCTTTCTTCCGTCGGTACCAGGCAGTTTGGGAACGATCGAGAGTATCACTTCAGGCTCAGGAAAAGTCTGACCGTACAGATAGTTGAATCTCCTGGCGATCTCCCTGGTGAGCTCCACGTGGTACACCTGATCTTCCCCAACTGGAACACCCTCAGCCAAATAGATGAGTATATCGGCCGCCTGAAGCACCGGGTACAAAAGAAAGCCGGTGTTGGAAAGGTCTTTATCGGACAGTTGCTGTTTCATCTCTTTGTAGGTGGGTACCCTCTCCAACCACGGTAGAGGAACGATCATTGAAAACAACAAAGCAAGCTCTGCGTGCTCTTTCACTCCAGATTGAACGAAGAGCACGGACTTATTCGGATCCAAACCGCACGCCAGGAATGCCCTCATGACCTCGACGGTGTTCTGCTGGAGTTGCTTGGTATCTTCGTAGGCAGTGGTCAACGCGTGCCAATCCGCAACGAAGAAAAAACACTCATGACCCATATCTTGGAGTGACTTCCAGTTCCTGAGGGCCCCCACGTAGTTTCCAATGTGAGGTTTGCCCGTGGGTCTAACACCACTGAGAAGCCTCAAAAACGATCACCCCTCGACGCGATCCGAGCGACGCGGTTCATGAGGATGGCCGTCGTGACGACACCGACACCTCCTGGTACGGGTGTGAGTGTCGCTCTGTTTGCAACTTCCGGATCCACATCACCGACGATCCTATCGTTCACAACGTTTATACCAACATCTATCACTATCGCTCCTTCTCTGACCATGTGTGGTTTCAAAAAGTTGGCCTTTCCAACGGCCACGACGATTATGTCGGCTCGTGCAGTCATTTCACCGATGTCTCTCGTCTTCGTATGACAAACTGTCACTGTGGCACTGCGATCCCTCCTGAGCAACATCACGGACAACGGGAGTCCGACTGTGTTACTCCTACCCAAGATGACGGCGTTTTTGCCCGTCAAGTCCGTCGTCCTTGTGAGGATTTCAACCACAGCTGCAGCTGTGCAGGGAGCGAACGTCTCTTCTCCGTACATGAGTCGTCCAAGATTCACAGGGTTTCTACCCTCCACGTCTTTGTCTGGATTTATGAGGCAAGCGATCTTCAGTTCGTCGACTCCTGCCGGCAAGGGATGTGCCACGAAGATGCCATGAACGGTGTCATCGTTACAAGCTTTTAAGAGTTTCTCTTGGAAAGTTTCAACGCTTTCAAACACCAATATCTCGTGTTCTATGTTCAACGCCTTAGCTTTTTTCTGCTGATTTCTCAGATACGCGAGTGTGCTTTCGTCAGGATTGATAGCGAAACTCACCAGTTTTGGTTTGACACGGCTCGATAGATTCAACGTTTCCTCATCGATCGACTTCGCTATGGTTTTACAGTCGATGTACAAGAAGACCACCAGCCTTCAGAAAAGACCAATTATATTACCATCCGGATCGATATCGATGTTCACCGCATTCGGCTTCTTCCCCAGTCCAGGCATCAACATGATGTCTCCGCACACCGCAACGACGAAACCTGCCCCAGCCGAAAGCAGAAAGTCTCTCACCGTGAAGGTGTAATCTCTGGGAGCACCCAACTTCGCAGGATCGTCCGAGATGGAATACTGAGTCTTCGCCACTATGACGGGTAAGTTCCCATAACCGTTCTGTTCGAGTCTTTCTAGAGACTCTTCGGCATCCTTCGTGAAGGCCACATCCTTGGCCCTGTAGATTTCTCTGGCGAGAACATCTATTTTCTTTCGAATGGGTTCCGAAGCGTCGAACAACGGCCGATAATTGGTTCCATCGGCCAGTTGCACAACTTTTCTTGCCAGATCCAACGCGCCCTCTGAACCTTTTGCGAACGCCTCGTTGACCGCTACGGCGACATTCAACTTTTCAACTTTTTCACACAAAAATTCTATCTCTTGCGGGGCGTCCGTATCGAAACGGTTCACCGCAACGACCACCGGTAAACCGTACTTTCTCATGTTTTCGATGTGAACCTTCAAATTCTCGATGCCCCGATGCAACGCTTCGATGTTCGGTGTGCCGAGCTCTTTCAAGTTCATACCACCGTGGTACTTCAAAGCGCGCACGGTTGCAACGATAACGATCAGTGATGGTTTAAAGCCAGCCGTCGGTGCAACGAAATCTAAGAACTTTTCCGCACCAAGGTCCGATCCGAAGCCAGTCTCCGTTACAACAAAGTCACTCAACCCCAAGGCCATCTTCGTTGCGATGATCGAATTCGTACCGTGGGCGATGTTCGCGAAAGGTCCACCGTGAATGAACGCTGGAGTATTCTCGCTGGTCTGTACTAGGTTTGGATTCAGCGCGTCTTTCAAAAGCACGGCGACAGATCCTTGGACCTTCAAATCAAAAACTCTCACAGGCTTGTTCGTCCTGGTCCAGCCTATCACGACTTCCCCAACACGCTTTTTGAGATCTTGAAGATCTTTGGCGAGACAGAGTATGGCCATGATCTCTGAAGCTGCCGTGATCACGAATCCATCCTGTCTTGGATAACCGTTCGCGTGTCCCCCCAGCCCCACGATGATCTGTCTGAGCGCTCGATCGTTCATATCCATAGCCCTTGGCCAGCTGATCCTCGTCACATCGATGTCTAGTTCGTTTCCAAACTTTATGTGCGCATCTATCATGGCGGATATCAAGTTGTGGGCACTCGTGACTGCGTGTATGTCACCGGTGAAATGCAAGTTGATGTCTTCCATCGGCAACACTTGAGCTTTCCCACCGCCGGTGGCACCACCCTTTATGCCGAACACAGGTCCAAGAGAAGGCTCTCTCAAGGTCACGATAGAGCTGTAACCGAGCTTGTTGATGGCCATAGACAAACCTATGCTCGTGGTGGTTTTACCCTCGCCGGCGGGTGTGGGAGTCATGGCAGTGACGACGATCAGCTTACCCTTCGGTTCGAGATGATTCAAAAGTTTGTGTGAAACCTTCGCCACGTGATCTCCGTAAAACTTCAAGTACTCTGGAGGGATAGAAAGCGCCTCCGCGATCTTTCTGATCGGTTTCAGCTGAAACGTGGACGAACCAGCCACTCCCATCATCCCCCTTCACAAGCGCCATTTTTCTTCGGCGGCGAACTGCTTGGCTATCTTATCGAGAACACCGTTGACGAATTTTCCACTGTTGTCAGTACCGTACCTCTTGGCCAATTCGATGGCTTCATCCAGTGTGACTTGAACGGGTACGTCTCCTTCGTACAAAAGTTCGTAAGTTCCTAGACGCAACACGCATTTGTCCACCAGTGATAGTCTGTCCAAAGTCCAATTCTCCAAGCACGAAGTTATCTTACTGTCTATCGAATCGAGGTTCTCATAGATCCCTTTCACGTACCGCTCGACGTCTCGACGGATCGAATCTGACTTTTCTTTACCAAGAACTTCCTCAAGAATGGCTTCCACGGAATCCTTACGAAATTCATTCTGAAATATCGCTCTGAAAACTAAATCCCTCATTCTGCTGCGGCGTGTCACGTTGGATCACTCCTTCGTCTCTTCCTCCCCTTCACGAGAAATACTGGATTCTTCAACGTCATCGATCACCACGTTCACTGAAATCACCTGTTGGTCTGTCATCCTTTCGATATCCAGTTTCACTTGTTCCATGAGCTTTCTGGCGATTTCGACGAACGGTCTGCCGAAGGGTGCCGTAACTCTCATCGAAACGATTATGCTGTCTTCAGGGGTTCTATCCACATCGATCGATTTTCTGAGTTTTTTCTGCTTTCTCTCATCGGTCAGATCGAGCACCGAACAGGCACTTCTGAAAGCGATTTCTCTTATCGCGTTGTCGGATATGTCAATGGTTCCGAATCCTTTCTCCATCTCGTCACCCCCTCAAGCTCTCTCTAAGTACTCTCCAGTTCTAGTGTCAACCTTGATCAGTTCACCGGTTTCCACGAAGAACGGTACTGTGAGCCTCAAACCAGTTTCCAAAACGGCTGGTTTACCGCTGCCCGCAACTGTGTCACCCTTGAAACCTGGTTCAGTCTCCACGACTCTGAGAACGACAACGTTGGGGAGTTGAACTCCTATAGGACTGTCACCGAGCATCATGATGTCCACTTCAAGGTTCTCCGTCAAGTACCATTTGGCGTCACCGATCTCCTCTTCGCTGAAAGCGTACTGCTCATAGTCATCGAGAGACATGAAGTAATAGTGATCTCCATCGTTGTAGAGATACTGAGCTTTCTTGTATGTCAAGTCTGCCTCGGGGACTCTATCTCCACTGCTGAACGTGACGTCTCTGACGAGTCCCGTCTTCACATTTTTGAGTTTGGTCCTAACCAAACCTCGACCCATCGCCATGTGATGCTTGTTCACGTCCAAAACTCTGTAAGGCTCACCTTCGTACATGATCACCATACCTTTTCTCAGATCTGTGACCTCTATCAAACTCATCCACCTCCAGTCAGATCGATTGAATTCTTCTATCGAGGCGAGTGAGTCTCTCTAAGCGATCCTCGCGGATCACAACATCCTCCTCTATTCTAACACCGAACCTACCTTCGATATAGATCCCTGGTTCGATCGTCACCACCGCACCCACGGGTAGAACAGACTCGTTGGCTTGACTCACTCTGGGTGCCTCATGAACCTCCAACCCCAAGCCATGGCCGAGCCCATGACCAAAGTATTCACCAAAGCCACGATCGATGATGTGGTTGCGTGCGATGGAATCCAACTCCTTTCCGCTCATGCGCCCGTTGCCTCTCTCGAGCGCCAGTGTCTGTGCTTCGAAAACGGCGTTGTAGATCTTCAAAAAGTCTTCGTCTGGCTTACCGAGGAAAAAAGTTCTCGTTATGTCCGCACAGTAACCGTTGAATTTGGCACCGAAATCGAACAGAATTGGCTCGTTCATCTTTATTTTTCGCTCTGAAGGTCTGCCGTGAGGCAGGGCCGTCCTCGGACCTGAGATCACGATCGTTTCGAACGCGGGACCATCCGCACCGAGTTTCTTCATTCTGTACTCTAGTTCCGCAGCGATGTCTTTCTCACAGACCCCCTCTTTAACGAGTTGCAGGGTTTGCACGAGGGATTCCTCGCTGATCTCTATAGCCCTCTTCATGTTCTCTATTTCCTGTGGTTCTTTCACCATGCGCATCTGTTCGATGATCTTGTCAACGGGTTTGTAGGTAGCTTGGTATTTTTCGGTGAGTTTTAGATACGTATCGTGACTGATGCGTGAAAATTCGAGGCCTACCACCTTCGGACCGAGTCTTTGAAGCACGCTCGAAACGGTGTCAAGAACATTCACACCACGATGTTCAACGAGCGCGAACTTTGTCTGTTGCTTGGCTTGTTCGAAATATCTCGAGTCCGTGATGATGAACTGTTGATCTTTTGTGATCACAAGGAAACTGAAAGAGCCCGTGAACCCCGACAGATACATCGTGGTCGGTTTCGAAGAGTACTCGACGTTGCATATGAGAACTGCTTCGATCCCTTCCGCTTCGAAAGCTTCGATGAATTTTTTGATCCTCTCCAAGATAGATCACCTCCATCGTTTCGATTGTACAATATCTCGCGAGGTGAAGAGATCTCATGAGAAATGTCGAACAACTGATCGAGAAGATTGTGAAACTTTTTCCCCGTGAAAAGTTCCGCGCAGATCCATTCAGAATACTCATCTGTACGATACTGAGCCAACGCACACGTGACGAAAACACAGAGAAAGCCTGTGAAAAACTCTTCGCCAGATACGGCAACGTCTTCGAACTCGCCAGAGCGTCCGCCGAAGATCTTCACGAACTCATAAGAGAGAGTGGCATGTACAGACAAAAAGCTGAGAGGATAGTTCGAGTCGCAAGGTTGATCGTTGAAAGATACGGTGGGAAGGTACCAAACACGCTGGAAGAACTGTTGAAACTGCCCGGTGTGGGTAGAAAGACGGCGAACATAGTTCTTTACCATGGATTCGATCAACCGGCCATCGCCGTCGACACACACGTTCATAGGATCTCCAACCGGCTGGGATTGGTGAGAACGAAGAAGCCGGAGGAAACGGAGGAGGAACTCAAAAAGATCGTGCCCGAACGTTTTTGGG
This window contains:
- the nuoF gene encoding NADH-quinone oxidoreductase subunit NuoF, which codes for MPLTTSTVLICAGGACISSGEASVKEALKKEIRKYGLDEVVRVVETGCMGACSLGPIIVIYPDGVFYQKLTPRAAEKIVQEHLLKGRIVQEYLYKMPTGEVVPEAMDKLPFFAKQVKIATRNVGYIDPSNIEEYIARDGYFALNKVLTQMSPEQVIEEIKRSGLRGRGGAGFPTGLKWELTRKAKGDRKYIVCNADEGDPGAFMDRSILEGDPHTVLEAMVIAGYAIGAHQGYIYVRAEYPLAIERLQIAIAQAKEFGFLGENILGSEFGFDIEIRIGAGAFVCGEETALIASIEGKRGQPRVKPPYPAQSGVWGCPTVINNVETFACVPPIIIKGADWFRSIGTPTSPGTKVFALAGKITNTGLVEVPMGITIKELLYEIGGGSSTGKKIKAVQTGGPSGGCIPSEYFDTPVDYESLQKLGAIMGSGGMIVMDEDDCMVDVARFFLEFTVDESCGKCTPCREGTRQMLKILEKITSGEGSEKDLIELETLGNIIKDTSLCGLGQTAPNPVLSTLRYYRHEYEAHVREKRCPALRCKALVRYVIDPSKCVGCTACARVCPVNAISGELRKVHTIDNDVCVRCGSCIEVCRFGAISKVSP
- the nuoE gene encoding NADH-quinone oxidoreductase subunit NuoE, whose translation is MVDREAIVNLVRNIKQQALEERDMLINALHQIQNHFGSYIPVEAAKLVAEELNVPESKVYEVLTFYTMFSIKPRGKYVVRVCVNLPCHVTGGRQIIETLKQTLGIDFDQTTSDGLFTLERTSCLGLCGVAPVIMVNDEYYGDLTPKKVKELIESLRARGEGR
- the nuoF gene encoding NADH-quinone oxidoreductase subunit NuoF, which encodes MKPILVLVSVDSNSILLGAKQFVNYLKEAIEKYNLRDTVDVLETGSMGVYTQGVVMAIFPDDIYYSVRSIEDVEKIVSEHLLKGRAVLPLELPKERLKLVVEKERVTEEVRIVLRNVGVIDPKSIDQYIARDGYFALHKALFEMTPQQVIQTIKESGLRGRGGAGFPTGLKWEFTAKVQADQKYVVCNADEGEPGTFKDRLIMEGDPHSVIEAMIICGYAVGATKGYIYIRGEYYGSVENVQKAIKDAYEYGFLGKNILGSGFSFDLTVRLGAGAYVCGEETALLESIEGKSGRPRLKPPYPPTQGLFGKPTVINNVETFANVPQIILNGANWFKQFGTKGSPGTKVFSLVGNVVKRGIVEVPMGISVRELIYRFGGGLLGGKRLYMVQTGGTAGTFIGVDKLDVPLDYESFRDHGVSIGSGVILAMDEDVCPVDVALNTMEFFEHESCGKCTPCREGTRLAVQILRKMSKGQGQKEDLETLKQIALVTQEASLCGLGQSINVPLLSILDNFKEDFVNHIGASSCPRGVCRFEKPTKVKTKV
- the scpB gene encoding SMC-Scp complex subunit ScpB; the protein is MNLRAAVEAILFASRGTTLKKISNLLKVEEEKLIPIIEEIEKEYLEDRHGVELKKIGDVYRFYTKSDYSQLAMKATNVRAAKLTLGQLEIVAAIALNGPLTVTALNEIRGKESSHLVRALHKMGILTKKRKSGRYVYDLSKSFRETIAIESMLGPQAEHTVKPSS
- a CDS encoding segregation/condensation protein A, giving the protein MELVFKLPQFEGPLDLLLHLVKKRRINVRQIPISQLADEFIEYVERMKRLDLQLASDFFVMASHLMELKSKYLLPSLSEREKRHLMKLEEDLYRRIELYEQVKQFAEHLEKDVKDLFLRKRVRVTPMPYVQQEKLLKVLKAILEEMNIRTSALRIKRSPMTVEQIMEELLERLTVEHELSVYEVLRESASRYELIVRFLAVLELIHLKKCLIATEDGKMLLRRYEGFEPQSGS
- the trpS gene encoding tryptophan--tRNA ligase, which codes for MRLLSGVRPTGKPHIGNYVGALRNWKSLQDMGHECFFFVADWHALTTAYEDTKQLQQNTVEVMRAFLACGLDPNKSVLFVQSGVKEHAELALLFSMIVPLPWLERVPTYKEMKQQLSDKDLSNTGFLLYPVLQAADILIYLAEGVPVGEDQVYHVELTREIARRFNYLYGQTFPEPEVILSIVPKLPGTDGRKMSKSYGNIIPLENTSEELEKSILPMVTDPARKRRTDPGDPNKCPVWDYHRAFGISEEEKQWVFEGCTKAKIGCIDCKKLLLKNMKKELEPIWERYSKIDERFTKDVIEEGNRKAKSVAERTMRLVRERMNLLF
- a CDS encoding bifunctional 5,10-methylenetetrahydrofolate dehydrogenase/5,10-methenyltetrahydrofolate cyclohydrolase — its product is MYIDCKTIAKSIDEETLNLSSRVKPKLVSFAINPDESTLAYLRNQQKKAKALNIEHEILVFESVETFQEKLLKACNDDTVHGIFVAHPLPAGVDELKIACLINPDKDVEGRNPVNLGRLMYGEETFAPCTAAAVVEILTRTTDLTGKNAVILGRSNTVGLPLSVMLLRRDRSATVTVCHTKTRDIGEMTARADIIVVAVGKANFLKPHMVREGAIVIDVGINVVNDRIVGDVDPEVANRATLTPVPGGVGVVTTAILMNRVARIASRGDRF
- a CDS encoding formate--tetrahydrofolate ligase encodes the protein MAGSSTFQLKPIRKIAEALSIPPEYLKFYGDHVAKVSHKLLNHLEPKGKLIVVTAMTPTPAGEGKTTTSIGLSMAINKLGYSSIVTLREPSLGPVFGIKGGATGGGKAQVLPMEDINLHFTGDIHAVTSAHNLISAMIDAHIKFGNELDIDVTRISWPRAMDMNDRALRQIIVGLGGHANGYPRQDGFVITAASEIMAILCLAKDLQDLKKRVGEVVIGWTRTNKPVRVFDLKVQGSVAVLLKDALNPNLVQTSENTPAFIHGGPFANIAHGTNSIIATKMALGLSDFVVTETGFGSDLGAEKFLDFVAPTAGFKPSLIVIVATVRALKYHGGMNLKELGTPNIEALHRGIENLKVHIENMRKYGLPVVVAVNRFDTDAPQEIEFLCEKVEKLNVAVAVNEAFAKGSEGALDLARKVVQLADGTNYRPLFDASEPIRKKIDVLAREIYRAKDVAFTKDAEESLERLEQNGYGNLPVIVAKTQYSISDDPAKLGAPRDYTFTVRDFLLSAGAGFVVAVCGDIMLMPGLGKKPNAVNIDIDPDGNIIGLF
- the nusB gene encoding transcription antitermination factor NusB, with product MRDLVFRAIFQNEFRKDSVEAILEEVLGKEKSDSIRRDVERYVKGIYENLDSIDSKITSCLENWTLDRLSLVDKCVLRLGTYELLYEGDVPVQVTLDEAIELAKRYGTDNSGKFVNGVLDKIAKQFAAEEKWRL
- a CDS encoding Asp23/Gls24 family envelope stress response protein; translation: MEKGFGTIDISDNAIREIAFRSACSVLDLTDERKQKKLRKSIDVDRTPEDSIIVSMRVTAPFGRPFVEIARKLMEQVKLDIERMTDQQVISVNVVIDDVEESSISREGEEETKE
- the efp gene encoding elongation factor P translates to MIEVTDLRKGMVIMYEGEPYRVLDVNKHHMAMGRGLVRTKLKNVKTGLVRDVTFSSGDRVPEADLTYKKAQYLYNDGDHYYFMSLDDYEQYAFSEEEIGDAKWYLTENLEVDIMMLGDSPIGVQLPNVVVLRVVETEPGFKGDTVAGSGKPAVLETGLRLTVPFFVETGELIKVDTRTGEYLERA